In Brachypodium distachyon strain Bd21 chromosome 2, Brachypodium_distachyon_v3.0, whole genome shotgun sequence, one genomic interval encodes:
- the LOC104582614 gene encoding uncharacterized protein LOC104582614, with protein MPMRVAPPGAARGGAIAAWGAPGVRSNHHVLGLGAARTVRFTRRAGGSSDRAAVLCRADASGGGSGEWDGRLVDEGMDTLRRRIREARAAAVSEDDVEEDDMGGADEWFPGEWTGLERQERRQHGSCYLAGAGVLRALLMRAPPGLLALLLLISVPASVLLVSAQLIRAVDSFSAALLHGRM; from the coding sequence ATGCCAATGCGCGTGGCGCCGCCGGGGGCAGCACGAGGAGGAGCCATTGCCGCTTGGGGCGCGCCCGGCGTGCGATCCAACCACCACGTCCTCGGCCTCGGCGCTGCCAGGACGGTTCGGTTCACGcgccgcgccggcgggagcagcgACAGAGCAGCCGTGCTCTGCCGTGCGGATGCGTCCGGAGGGGGCAGCGGCGAGTGGGACGGGCGGCTGGTCGACGAGGGCATGGACACGCTGCGGCGGCGCATCCGCGAGGCCCGGGCAGCGGCCGTGTCTGAGGAcgacgtcgaggaggacgacaTGGGCGGCGCCGACGAATGGTTCCCGGGCGAGTGGACGGGGCTGGAGCGccaggagcggcggcagcacgGGAGCTGCTACCTCGCGGGCGCCGGCGTCCTGCGGGCGCTCCTGatgcgcgcgccgccggggctgctcgcgctgctgctgctgatcagCGTGCCGGCCTCCGTGCTCCTCGTGTCCGCGCAGCTCATTCGCGCCGTGGATTCATTCTCGGCCGCCCTGCTCCACGGTAGAATGTAG
- the LOC100829797 gene encoding ras-related protein Rab7, whose product MASRRRTLLKVIILGDSGVGKTSLMNQYVNKKFSNQYKATIGADFLTKEVQFEDRLFTLQIWDTAGQERFQSLGVAFYRGADCCVLVYDVNSMKSFDNLNNWREEFLIQASPSDPDNFPFVLLGNKVDVDGGNSRVVSEKKAKAWCASKGNIPYFETSAKDGLNVEEAFQCIVKNALKNEPEEELYVPDTVDVVGGNRGQGSSGCC is encoded by the exons ATGGCttcgcgccgccgcacccTCCTCAAGGTCATCATCCTCGGCGACAGCGG GGTTGGGAAGACTTCCTTGATGAACCA ATATGTGAACAAGAAGTTCAGCAACCAGTACAAGGCTACGATTGGCGCAGATTTCCTCACCAAGGAGGTACAATTCGAGGATAGGCTCTTCACTCTACAG atatGGGATACTGCTGGTCAGGAAAGGTTTCAAAGTCTTGGTGTTGCATTCTACCGTGGAGCAGATTGCTGTGTTCTAGTTTATGATGTTAATTCTATGAAATCATTTGATAACCTGAACAACTGGCGTGAAGAATTTCTAATTCAG GCTAGCCCATCGGATCCTGATAACTTCCCTTTTGTTCTGCTGGGTAACAAAGTTGACGTAGATGGTGGAAACAGTCGTGTG GTCTCTGAGAAAAAGGCGAAGGCATGGTGTGCGTCTAAAGGGAACATCCCTTACTTTGAGACTTCTGCCAAGGATGGATTAAACGTGGAAGAGGCTTTCCAATGTATAGTAAAGAATGCACTGAAGAACGAACCAGAGGAAGAACT GTATGTGCCGGACACGGTGGATGTGGTGGGTGGCAACCGGGGTCAAGGATCATCAGGATGCTGTTAG